The Polyodon spathula isolate WHYD16114869_AA chromosome 10, ASM1765450v1, whole genome shotgun sequence genome contains the following window.
acccaaccaagctatttcagtttttatttttaattaattttgtacaaatttctagaatattttttttcgtttggaagttgtggggtaggaaaATGTCAACACAGTTCAGGTTCTCATACAATCCAGGTTAATTCTCCAGAAGGGTGGTCAAAACCGTCCAAGTCATACACAGAAATTTTGTcttctttattttccctttttggTTTAAATTAAACTCTTATCAGCACTTTCCTACTTTCCTACTTTCCTACTTTCCTTCTCgccttctctccttctctctcttaaACACCTTGTACTCCTCTCACTTCCATGCTGTGACCCCAGCCCTTTTATAGGTGGATGATTATGTTTAACTTGGTGCTGGTGTGGCTACCACTCCCTGGGCACCTTGCATTGTGGGATTTGTAGTGTGCTGTGGGTAGCCATTTTGTGACCTGTAGTCCTTTTCCCGCTGCCATTTTGTGATGGTAGAAAGGGCTGTCAAAACCTCAGCCCTGACGTATTTACCCTCTATAACCAGACCCTTTGCTTTAtcataatatatgtgtgtgtgtgtgtgtgtgtgtgtgtgtgtgtgtgtgtgtgtgtgtgtgtgtgtgtgtgtgcgctataAAACACAACCTTTTAATCTGAATAATGATCGCATATGTATAAAAGTCTAAATGGCTTGTgtagaaataaaaggttttaaataaatatttagataaaTCTTAAAACAGAAACCTCAATTGTTTACATCCACCAGTAATCTCGCCGCATTAGTTATCTgggcagttatttaaaaatagattctCCCCCaccagtacatttttttaaagacacatcACACTTTTTCATATAATCTCTTGATAGAAATCCACCTTCAAAAATGCATCACAAGAAAGGAATCATGAATCAAATTCAGGGCCATCCAAAAATAATGGTCTTCTTATGCATAATGGAAATTTACAAAACTATGAACTTATAAACTTCCCCTGCAGTCAGACTACATCATTGCCAGTTTAGAAAAGAGAGTCCAGCTAACCATTTAAAGTAAACCATGCTTTATTAGCTATAAACAGAACCACTTGGCAAGCCTCACTCTACTATACACAGGGCAATGACGACACTACACTAGCTAATACAGTCATCTCATAAATCAAACTATTTGTGCCCTTTTAGAGTTCTCAGatttttatttgtgaaagaaacacatgctgtaGTAAATATCCTTTGCTGCAATATATTCGTTTATAAACGGTATCCCGATATGTGTAAGATCAaagcatttttcagttttttttttgtttgtttgccacTCCTTTCCAGGAAAGgtcacttattttttaaaatagtcaaATACCATGCTTCATAACACTAGCCCCAAGAAACTAACTCTAATAGGCACGTGTTTCACTTTGGTGTTAACATCAGCATCAGCGATGGAGTTAGTTATTATACAGTCATTAGTCTGAATTTTCTATTTgcctaacttttttttcttcttgggtATAAAGGATAATAGTGATATGTGTAAATCCAGGATACAGCTGCTGTTCATATTTCTAACTGCAAAATCATCATAACAGAACAACCAAAGGGAATActcacacaaacaaaaatgtggCTATACATGTTTTTTCACAAAGTAGTAGCTCTGCAGTATATCCATGGggtaaatataatacaattgtcattttattatattgggccctattcacaaaatcataaggactgttttaaggaatgttttgttaagggcAGTTTTTAAGGAATGCTGTTAATTAAattgcagttcatgaaaccttttcCAACTGTTTTAAGGGTTTATTCTAACTCTCAAAGTACACTTTAACTTAATagaatgtttataaaacaaaaatcaattctTAAAAAAGCAGCCCTTAAAACTGTCTTGCGAATGGGGCCCATTGTCTGCAAACATCCACTGCTTGAGTCTCTTACACCTTTTTTGGTATCCTGAGTTCATTTTTTACATCCACTGTTTGTCATTTTTGTAGATAGAGCTAGGTGTTCTGTAGTTTAAGCTTGCTGCTAAACATATCTGCAGCTGTTTTTTGCCTGCAGTTTCAAGAAGCTCTCTTCCgctatgtattttgttttcagggTTTTGTCAAGAGAATGGTTAAAATAGTGAGACTGGGTGTAAATGCCTGCTACGTTGTACCAAATCCCCCTTCTTCTTCTAGGAGTACAAGGTGTCCAGCTTTGAACAAAGACTCATGAGTGAGATTGAGTTCCGCCTGGAACGCACCCCGGTGGAAGAATCTGATGACGAGATTGAGCATGACGCAATCCCCACGGGCAAGTGCATAGCGCCCATCTTTGAGAAGAAGCTGAAACACTTCCGTGCAGTGGAGGGGGCTCCGGTTTCATTCGCCTGTAAAGTGGTGGGCATACCTGTACCAAAGGTATGAATTTATTACCTTTTGAAGGCTGTTTCCATTGTAGGTTGGACTGCATTTCCAAGTGTCAGGATTTGTGCCTCTAGTTTCTCTCCAGATTTTTTTAACTCATGAAATAAGttctggacaaaaaaataaagcatgtattttcatttttaaaagtgttttataaaGTCACTTTGGCTGATCTATATTTGAAATTTGGCATGCATCTACAACTGAACTTTCATTTcaactataaaataaacttcattttgaagctacttactcattATCGgtaagtactgtatgtacatgCTAATCCCTAGCATCTCCAACACGGCAGTGCTGATTGTGAAATGCTTCATACTGCCAAGGTACTGGAAGAGGATGCAAAATATCATGCCGCTATCATTTCATCCTACCTAGAGTAAGTAGTTTGATTACAGTTATTAAAATCTTGTATTTGATGTCTCCTGTAGGTTTACTGGTTTAAGGACGGCAAACAGATATCGAAGAAAAACACCCACTACAAGATGACAAGGGAAGGGGATGGAACCTGTTTTCTGCACATTGCGGCTACAACTAATGATGATGATGGCAACTACACTATCATGACAGCAAACCCACAGGTACACCCAAGTAAATATACACCTGGAATATGTTTCACAACTATGCAAGTACAAGTGTGAAGTGCCCCTTAATCATAAATCATTTTACAGTAACATACTTCTAGATGAATATTTATTACATTCTTCCATAGCTTCCCTTCAGTGCACTCAGAATCGTCAGACCCAGCATTGTTGGCTTACCATTTGGTTTACATTATCTAAGTCagattatactgtacataaacttCCTTGCATGCCATATACAAGCTCTGTTTTAGCtaaggaaacaaaaaatatataaacaggaaAAGGAGATTTTCTGTATGGttggtgttttaaaagaaacacatctaAAAGCGTTTTAACACTGGCTTGTAAAGTCACATTATTACATATGTAACAGTTAAACAGTATAGgatactgtacaaaaatattaaaacccTTTTTAAAGTTAGGGATTTTTATATGTTCTGATACATGAGTCCCTCTTTAGGCAATCAATGGAGGTGGTTGCCTCTACATTGTTTTTTGAAAAGATGCTTCGATATGAGCATGACAGTAGACCCTGGTCACAGTGGACCACTGAAATACATGCTAGTGTTTGTATATGTATAATCCTAATCATTTAGTATATTTGACAGAGATATAATCAATACATTTCAGACTTAAAAGTGTATACATGTACAATTACTGTGCTGCCACAGTATTTTTCATGATATTTGGATTACTGTTCTGGCAATGGTAAATAAATGGTAAATAAATCTCCACTAGATGGCGGTTCTAACTTTATATTGTTCAATTGCCAAACTGAAGAACTGTGTGTTTAAACTTGATGAACATTGCAATTCAGTTCAGTGGAGGGTTAAAATATACTCTTCAGTGCTACAAGTGCTAGCTTCATTATGCTGTCTAGTTGGTCCATTTTATTCTAGCATAcatatgtttgttgttttttattctatTTGTGATTTAAATTACAATGACTAATCATTTATGTTGTTTGCAGATATCCCTGTCTAACACAAGAAGCACTGTATTAATTGCATGATGTTCTTGGTGCTGTTTTAGGGGAGAGTTAGCTGTACTGGTCACTTGATTGTTCAGACTGGTCCGATGCGTAGTCGGTTAATGCCGACTATTCACTCTCAGAGGTAGGTCACATTGAGAGAGGCTTTTCTTTGTgctaaaacttattttaaaggaGTAATCTTAGGTTTtacttgtacattttaaatgtacctgTACGTGTTCTTCACATGAAAAAACCTTAGAAGTGCTACATAATACAACACTATTAACACTATTTtgacatgaaataaataataaatgtttttatatcaagGTAAAACTATGAATAAATATATAGAGGTGTGTcatgaaaaaattatatttatggaATTGGGTGATGCAGCGATAAACTTTGGGTGATTTTACAAAAACTTAAAATATCCTGctctaaataaaaaatggaacacAGTTTCcttccatcttaaaatattttgtgttttttgaatatcggcattttgtaaattgcttgtgagttgttttaaatgatacacagTATGCTTAGAAATATTATTTGCGATGCAGTACTATATGTCAACAAAAAAAAGCTCCTGTCACTAACTTTTAATGACACAgtaccattattattttatttttttcggaTACATGAGTACCTGTTTAAGACTACCAGTGATGATGGCCATCTGTCAACTTGATGATGGCCATTTTCTCAACTTAAAATAAAGATCTGTTAAAGACACTCCGCGTGAAGTGCAAGATGCGTCCTCTAGCTTGGAGGTCGTcaattcaagtccaggctattccactgctgaccgtggacgggagttcccagggggtggctcACAATTGTCTGAGCGCTGCCCggggagtatatatatatataatatatatatatatatatatatatatatatatatatatatatatatatatatatatattaatatgaatatataatatatacatatatagaagGGCATATTGTCAACTACAACTGACAGAACCATACTGTAATGTCAAAGCCAGGTTGCCTAGTCAAATATATTTCATTGGCACTATTGGGACTCAAGCGATTTTCTTATTTCCAACCACTTCTGTGCCGTGTTCAATGCAGGTCACGCTCCCGTGTGCAGGAAGTGGATGAAGGAGAGCCTAAACAGGAGCGCTTTTTTCGCCCGCACTTCCTCCAGGCTCCAGGAGACTTGGTGGCTCATGAAGGACGGCTCTGCAGACTGGACTGCAAGGTACCCCACTCGGAGACCCTGGTGTTTACAGGACAGTGGAAGAAGCATGATGTAGCTGATTCAATTCACTGTTTTGTGAATTAGCCAGAcatgttaaaaacattgtttgttAAATGAAAGATTGTATTATCCCCTGTCGGCTGGGAATGTTACTGATATACTTGcttctaaagcaggggtgtcaaagtcaattttaccaagggcaatatcttaatttaacatttgattcACGGGCcacaagcttgtcaatatcgggctccatgttttgtgctgaaacgatCTTTAGCACGAAGTGTAGATGCTTGTCTTTCAGGCGAGATCTTTTTgtggatttattaatcttcatcagtgaaaatagctgttaGCAGAATTCCGTACTGCCGAACATTGACATGAAGTGTGCAGCCTGAatgcggagctgtgggaatgtggctgggtggaacgggtaaaactgctcaTCCGAGACAGAATGAAACTTAGCCTTCACACATGGGAGGCACTCCTCAGTTGTTGTCAATCCAACGAATGTCccccactgtaatttcatgttgcgcgcacacttctcaagctgttgaaatatattgtttgctgtggtagtgcaacatccaaaagctcttgtCTTGGGTAATAGTGAAGCCTGCATCAACAGcccggataaaaatagataacaaagtggtatcagtaatatctgtgctctcaTCAACAGCAGGAAAAAAGGCTACGAAAtcgcttgctttttcagtgagctctcttgaagattggtagccaggtcatccactatttcagctacagtatttcttgaaagacagacattggaaaacacacgctttttctcaggacagactatttctgtgactttaagcatgcagtcttttacaaaagcaccctcagaaaagtgctttgacaactttgtgattagctctgacacaaataacttgcctttactgccacatcactttcactttttgcctttttaaacatgttttgctgtaaatcaagggttctttttaattcggccagcttttcttgcctttgctttccttcaaactctccatatttttctttgtttcgtttcatagtgatgccttaaattgaattatttaatcaCTACAATACTTCtcttacataccaagcaaatgggggtttcttgctgctctacaaataaatattcagactcccacctttcctgaaacaatctgccttccttatcgatcgttcttttatttgacattttgagTTATATTATCGCTTTTGACGGTcagtaggctacagtgtctaaTGGAAAACACGCCTTAAGCACCTAGCAcaagatatgattggctgtctctcgctgtcttttgtttctttaggtctgagcttcccgctacttttctgatggctgatgggatttggagttcttatgTGTAATAACTCAATAGTCTCAAACTGGgccgggccaaattacactgGAATGAATGAACTTTGCTTGGGGTGGGATAAAGTACCTACAAGGGCCGTATTCGGCCCGCGGGCCTtcagtttgacacccctgttctaaagggatactttataccATCTACAGTTGTATTACTCAGTGTCTTAAATTTGTATTATGTTATTATGTGCATTCTCTATCATTCTATATTGTTATTTCTAGTGATATTTTTACCAGGTTTGCCAGTAACcactgaaaaatataaattacGAAAGaggtttgaaaaatgaccactaggggcgGTCAAACCACCTAGAAATTCTGTTTTTCCAGTGGTTGAAAAAGGACAGAGGTACACCTGGTAAATCTAAGCAGAGCAACTCACAGAGAGTCCCAGTGATTATGAACTAATTTATTCAGTAACATTCGCATTGACATTTCCGTCCTCCTGTCTCGGTTGCGTAGGTGAGCGGGTTACCAACTCCAGATCTCTTGTGGCTTGTGAACGGAGAGTCAGTTCTTCCAGATAACACTCATAAAATGCTGGTGAGGGAAAATGGGGTTCACTCTCTTCTCATCGACCCACTCATGCAAAGTGACGCTGGGACTTACACATGCATCGCGACCAACAAAGCAGGGCAGAACTCCTTTTGCCTGGAATTAACCGTAGTAGGTAAGGCATTGTCAAGGCTATGTTATTGCTAAGAAGCACCAGGGTGAGGTCAGTGTGTTGCACTGATGGTCTTACAATGTTGATTTACAGGAATGGTTAATTCATTTAATCAGCATGCAAcagcttaaagggtacataaggaccattttattttattgtgttacatgttcccatgtgttgttacaactgtttacataaggtgtgtgttttgttttaattttttcttttcttttttttttttttttacattttgaccacttttttaaacttttaaattgcattccctgcctcaagatggcttcccatctACCCGATTGACCTTTCAGaagtacatttcccatcatcctcctgaaAGGTTCTGtaaggtccatgcgggtacatgagaagccattttgaggcagggaatgcagtttaaaagtttaaaaaagtggtgaaaatgtaaaaataaataaataaataaacaatacacataccTTACGTAAACACTTGTAGCACATGggaacatttaataaaataaaaaggtctttatgtaccctttaagagcGGCtggtatgaaatatcacagttatccTAACGtatgtgttcttgttgtttagaatcactttgtatattattttctgcttcagtcatcacatcctggtgactttttttgTGACGACAAGAAGGCGGCATTAGGATAATGGTTTAAATGCATCATGTTATCATATTTGTCATAATTTGTTTCTAGCGTACAATATTACTATTACATGCTGTTTACCCATAAAAGCAACCTATTACATATGGTTTGAGGATGTGAATTTAAATCCATTCAAATCAGAATAGCACAATGCCTCAGATGTAAATGCAGCATACATTATTTCATAACAAATTGGTAATACTTTATATGTGCATTGGTTGTGAAAATCTATCTTTATATTTCTTGTGCCAACAGCCAAGGAGGTCAAAAAAGCTCCGGTGTTTCTCGAGAAGCTTCAGAACACAGGGATACCCGAAGGAACGTCAGTGAGGTTAGAGTGCAGGGTTGTGGGGATGCCTCCTCCCAAGATCTTCTGGAAGAAAGACAATGACACTATTTCTAGTGTCAAGGAAAGAATGAGGTAAGCAGTGTCATGCTGTTTGCAGGTCTTCTGTATTAACTGTAAGACTTCAGCATTGTTAGAGACTGCTGTATGTCATCTCTCAATATCAGTACAGTTGatgtcacctgctttaaaaaacctACCTGAGGCGTCCATTCAACTGCTAAGACATTTCAAAACAGTGGCACTTAATTCTCATTATCAGCCTTCTTTTCAATGAAATTCACAGACGATCGCTGTCCTATAACCCTAAATAAATTAGcctcacacagaaaaaaaaagtcctttagaAGATGATGTGAATTTTtgatattctgtattttaatgttgaATCTGAATAGCAGCTGCTGGTAAAACACAGTATGTCTGGGCTACCTCATagccttaaaaaacaaacatatttaacaaaGAAAGATTCAGTGCAGTAAGTTACTATCTAAATcagtggatttgtttttttaaatataagattctatatatttattttcattgtggtggtgttttttttacatatctttCTATTTATGTGAAATAgtttattcaattttatttttctaatgctacacatttatgtttttaatccCAGCATGCAACAGGATGCAACAGGATATGTTTGTCTGCTGATTCAACCAGCAAGGAAAGAGGATGCTGGTTGGTACACTGTATCAGCTAAAAATGAAGCAGGGATAGTATCATGCACAGCCAGGCTAGACATATATGGTAAGAAAATGATAGCTTAGTGTAATTCAGAATTGTCTGTATCAACCATCTAACCACAATGCTTACATTTTCATATAGTTCATTCACATCTGTTCTAAGTGAAATTACAATGGGATAGGCATGGATCACACATTTCCTCTATTCCCATTTGCAGaccagtgtgtctgtgttactcTATACTTTTCTAGACTGCATGATGAACAGATTTGAAACTAGAATGACGGTACACTGATTGGCCAATGTACCTGGAACTGAAGCCCTTTGACAATATTTAAGTAGAAAAGGTTTGCGTGTCCAGTGCTGAAGGTCACTGTGATTTGGTTCACTGTAGTTACTTTACTTTGAAAGCTCAGTCTGTCAAGCCTACAGACTTGTGCTTTCTTGTGGATGGTTTCTGCAAATGTTATCATTCTAGCACCTGTGTCAAGGGAGATTAGGTTGTGCTGGCACACCTCTCATACAGCTTACGTAGGTCTGGTGGATCACATGACACGTTTTTGACCAGTCAAGTGTATATTATCTGAAAAGATTGGTGAAACTAAATACAATGTCTTAGCCCCTGTCCATGTTAACATAAGTCCAAACGTTTGAAACCGGCTTAAGTGAAACATGGGCCATGGGATAGGCACGTTCAGAATGCACGAATCTGGGTTAGTGGACCATTGTGGATCTATTGTGTACCAACTAAGTTTCACCAGTTCAAGGCAGAGTAGacctaaaatttaaaaaaacaaaaaaacaaacatgc
Protein-coding sequences here:
- the LOC121321883 gene encoding myopalladin-like isoform X4, coding for MSILNSGHPPFQQTPASPPNNNNLPQTFNYARPKQFIATQNLSPTESPVPMLNAMAQASQRSLSEDNYAGSPITPTYPGQPFQTRVLQSPTSPARFVSSPPPSTSLFSAFSIRPQSPAASPTSSSSTPSNIQNPVAFLSSVLPSLPASQPTNAMGLPKSAPSVNPQGILKRNPRSPRSVSDDEIRDTKDTVLHDLEMKLRFKEDNWHNGQRLTYEDKMARRLLGPQSHDAPVFNFDVVEECSRSQEYKVSSFEQRLMSEIEFRLERTPVEESDDEIEHDAIPTGKCIAPIFEKKLKHFRAVEGAPVSFACKVVGIPVPKVYWFKDGKQISKKNTHYKMTREGDGTCFLHIAATTNDDDGNYTIMTANPQGRVSCTGHLIVQTGPMRSRLMPTIHSQRSRSRVQEVDEGEPKQERFFRPHFLQAPGDLVAHEGRLCRLDCKVSGLPTPDLLWLVNGESVLPDNTHKMLVRENGVHSLLIDPLMQSDAGTYTCIATNKAGQNSFCLELTVVAKEVKKAPVFLEKLQNTGIPEGTSVRLECRVVGMPPPKIFWKKDNDTISSVKERMSMQQDATGYVCLLIQPARKEDAGWYTVSAKNEAGIVSCTARLDIYAQWHQQIPQPMKKVRSPSSRYAALTGQGLDILSAFPSVDSCSLLFSPSQEATVESEEL